Proteins co-encoded in one Canis lupus familiaris isolate Mischka breed German Shepherd unplaced genomic scaffold, alternate assembly UU_Cfam_GSD_1.0 chrUn_S2040H2239, whole genome shotgun sequence genomic window:
- the LOC119878894 gene encoding uncharacterized protein C2orf16-like: MIQSSTLPFSLHNQLSDKIANIVETPHFESSGVGVLSKTTDKKQVEELGNSLQGLSQHPPQSWRSPPRTFHSGSRIQRGLTSSVLGRQQNVWESHSWRQRLPRKYLSNMLMLGDVLGTTMERKLCSPTSLMERATRDIRQSIQNLFGVPAELMKPSQSLLEKGRGVIPQPSVARNYIQRHTSCRGHEQRTALRIWTRSSMSSIIQQYSGTRVRLKRSSKLTDISQDIFQHIPFSTSEGQPPAPVQLESSFNIVFTRKDSVPVEESENSLSFESQHSLKPSYLPHQAKTDFSEQFQLLQDLQLKIAAKLLRSQIPPNVPPPLTSGLVLKYPICLQCGRCAGFNCCHKLQGTFGPYLLIYPQLHLVRTPEGHGEIRLQLGFRLQTGKRPQVPKYHRRDRPITPRSPISPSLRTAKVYTRASKSPTSTIYFQSGSSQSPSPVRVHIRRRQYRGPDLVGKTEIRKPGLYEFSQVHSLPESVSESNQNVKWAKRKTKRPIIQIPIPNEKNHQGKQNTKHKTLHKW, from the coding sequence ATGATACAATCTTCaactcttcccttttcccttcacaATCAACTCTCTGATAAGATAGCTAACATTGTAGAAACTCCACATTTTGAGAGCTCAGGAGTGGGTGTCCTATCTAAGACGACTGACAAGAAGCAGGTGGAAGAGCTAGGGAACTCACTCCAGGGCCTATCCCAACATCCACCACAAAGCTGGAGATCACCACCTAGGACATTCCACTCAGGCTCAAGAATTCAAAGAGGCCTTACCAGCTCTGTCCTGGGCAGACAACAGAACGTCTGGGAGAGTCACTCCTGGAGACAGCGACTACCTCGAAAATATCTCTCCAATATGCTAATGTTGGGGGATGTCTTGGGAACCACGATGGAAAGGAAGCTTTGTTCTCCAACATCTTTAATGGAAAGAGCCACTAGAGATATCCGTCAATCTATCCAGAATTTATTTGGGGTTCCAGCTGAACTGATGAAGCCTTCCCAGAGTCTGCTAGAGAAAGGTCGAGGTGTTATTCCTCAGCCTTCAGTGGCCAGAAACTACATTCAGAGGCACACTTCATGTCGTGGTCACGAGCAAAGAACAGCCTTAAGAATATGGACACGTAGCTCCATGTCCTCCATAATACAGCAATATTCTGGGACTAGAGTGAGATTAAAGAGAAGTTCAAAGCTCACTGATATATCCCAGGACATCTTTCAGCACATACCATTCAGCACATCAGAGggccagcctcctgccccagTACAGCTAGAGTCTTCCTTCAATATAGTTTTCACCAGGAAAGATTCTGTTCCAGTGGAAGAGAGTGAGAACTCTTTGAGTTTTGAGTCCCAACACAGTCTCAAGCCAAGTTATCTTCCCCACCAGGCCAAGACTGACTTCTCAGAACAGTTCCAGTTGCTACAAGATCTGCAGCTAAAAATAGCAGCAAAACTGTTAAGGAGTCAAATACCCCCAAATGTACCTCCACCTCTAACTTCAGGTCTGGTTTTAAAATACCCTATCTGCTTACAGTGTGGCCGATGTGCAGGATTTAATTGCTGTCATAAATTACAGGGCACTTTCGGACCTTACCTTCTTATCTATCCACAGCTCCACCTTGTACGCACTCCTGAGGGCCACGGAGAGATTAGGTTGCAACTTGGCTTTAGGTTGCAAACTGGGAAAAGACCCCAAGTCCCAAAGTACCACAGAAGAGACAGACCCATCACACCACGAAGTCCTATATCACCATCGCTAAGGACAGCGAAAGTCTATACTCGAGCTTCCAAGAGTCCTACTTCTACGATATATTTCCAGTCTGGATCTTCCCAGTCTCCTTCTCCTGTACGAGTCCACATCAGGCGAAGGCAGTATAGAGGCCCTGACCTAGTAGGAAAGACAGAAATTAGAAAGCCGGGGCTCTATGAATTTAGTCAGGTTCACTCTCTACCAGAGAGTGTCTCTGAAAGCAATCAGAATGTAAAATGGgctaaaaggaaaaccaaaagacCCATAATCCAAATACCCATACCCAATGAAAAGAATCACCAAGGGAAGcagaacacaaaacacaaaactctaCACAAATGGTAG